A region from the Brachyspira hampsonii genome encodes:
- the rpmH gene encoding 50S ribosomal protein L34 codes for MKRTYQPSKLRRARKFGFFKRMATKHGRDVLKRRRRKGRYRLTAADE; via the coding sequence ATGAAACGAACTTATCAGCCAAGTAAGTTGCGTCGTGCTAGAAAATTCGGATTTTTTAAGCGTATGGCAACTAAACATGGACGAGATGTTTTAAAACGAAGAAGAAGAAAAGGCAGATATCGCTTAACTGCAGCAGATGAGTAA
- a CDS encoding nucleoside phosphorylase: MFPKAYYQENENLVHHLKLKKGDVGKYIIMPGDPKRCVKIAKRFDNAELIADYREYATYTGYINGVKVSAVSHGIGGPSTAIALEELIKIGADTFIRVGTCGGMNMEVLPGDIVIVNGAVKGGGTMDNYIPKEFPCVPNIDVLEAMIEGADKIKTKTHVGVVQCKDAFYAQHAPESMAVDKELLYKWNSYIKAGCLASEMESATLFAVGSAKNVRTGAAMLVLHNQERVKNNINDPKNYTGEEAIDLIIESIKILIDKDKK, encoded by the coding sequence ATGTTTCCAAAAGCCTATTATCAGGAAAATGAAAATCTAGTTCATCATTTAAAATTAAAAAAAGGTGATGTAGGAAAATATATCATTATGCCGGGAGATCCTAAAAGATGCGTAAAAATAGCTAAAAGATTTGATAATGCCGAATTAATAGCTGATTACAGAGAATATGCCACTTATACAGGATATATAAACGGAGTTAAAGTCTCTGCTGTTTCGCATGGTATAGGAGGTCCTTCCACCGCTATAGCTTTAGAAGAACTTATAAAAATTGGGGCAGATACTTTTATTCGTGTAGGTACATGCGGCGGTATGAATATGGAAGTTTTGCCGGGTGATATTGTTATCGTTAATGGTGCTGTAAAAGGCGGCGGTACAATGGATAATTATATACCTAAAGAATTCCCTTGCGTACCTAATATAGATGTTCTTGAAGCTATGATTGAAGGGGCTGATAAAATAAAAACAAAAACTCATGTAGGTGTTGTACAATGCAAAGATGCTTTTTATGCTCAGCATGCTCCTGAAAGTATGGCTGTGGATAAGGAATTATTATATAAATGGAATAGTTATATTAAAGCAGGCTGTTTGGCTTCAGAAATGGAATCTGCTACATTATTTGCAGTAGGGTCAGCAAAAAATGTAAGAACCGGAGCTGCTATGCTTGTTTTACATAATCAGGAAAGAGTAAAAAACAATATTAATGATCCAAAAAATTATACAGGAGAAGAAGCTATAGATTTGATAATAGAATCAATTAAAATTTTAATAGATAAAGATAAAAAATAA
- a CDS encoding ATP-binding protein, giving the protein MNMYVKDCPKRAEKILFMKKIPSDKSLIPKISKDFLDMLHSNGIEQCDALQIAFEEAVTNAIIHGNKNNHDKNVYINITIDDEKIEIIIEDEGEGFDYISAMIELTESQDNIYKDSGRGIFLISLYTDDFYFEDSGRKIVIIKNRN; this is encoded by the coding sequence ATGAATATGTACGTTAAGGATTGTCCAAAGCGAGCAGAAAAAATATTATTTATGAAAAAAATACCAAGTGATAAATCATTAATACCCAAAATTTCTAAAGATTTTTTGGATATGCTTCATTCAAACGGTATAGAACAATGCGATGCATTGCAGATAGCATTTGAAGAAGCCGTTACCAATGCCATAATCCATGGAAATAAAAATAATCATGATAAAAATGTATATATCAATATTACTATAGATGATGAGAAAATAGAAATTATAATAGAAGATGAAGGCGAAGGGTTTGATTATATTTCGGCTATGATAGAACTTACAGAATCTCAGGATAATATTTATAAAGACAGCGGAAGAGGTATATTTCTCATTTCTTTATATACAGATGATTTTTATTTTGAAGACAGCGGAAGAAAGATAGTAATAATTAAAAATAGAAACTAA
- the deoC gene encoding deoxyribose-phosphate aldolase, with amino-acid sequence MNNLNKLIDHTILRPDATIDDVRKLCIEAKEYGFYSVCVNSAYVNVAYNFLLHSDVKVCSVVGFPLGAMMKEAKAYETKVAVDSGADEIDMVINVGFLKSKKIDLFERDIKKVRDACHASILKVIIETCLLTDEEKVLACKIAKECGADFVKTSTGFSTGGATEHDVKLMREAVGKEMGVKASGGIKTYEDALKMIEAGASRLGTSSGIAIIKAQKS; translated from the coding sequence ATGAATAATCTTAATAAATTAATAGACCATACTATTTTAAGACCTGATGCGACAATAGATGATGTAAGAAAACTATGCATAGAAGCAAAAGAATATGGATTTTATTCTGTATGTGTGAATTCAGCTTATGTAAATGTAGCTTATAATTTTCTTCTGCATTCAGATGTAAAAGTATGTTCAGTAGTAGGCTTTCCTTTGGGTGCTATGATGAAAGAAGCTAAAGCCTATGAAACAAAAGTTGCTGTAGACAGCGGAGCCGATGAGATAGATATGGTTATAAATGTTGGTTTTTTAAAAAGCAAGAAAATAGATCTTTTTGAGAGAGATATAAAAAAAGTAAGAGATGCATGTCATGCCAGCATATTAAAAGTAATAATAGAAACTTGTCTTTTAACAGATGAAGAAAAAGTATTAGCATGTAAAATAGCTAAGGAATGCGGTGCAGATTTTGTTAAAACTTCTACAGGTTTTTCTACAGGCGGAGCAACAGAACATGATGTAAAACTTATGCGTGAAGCTGTAGGCAAAGAAATGGGCGTTAAAGCTTCAGGAGGCATAAAAACTTATGAAGATGCTTTAAAAATGATTGAAGCAGGGGCAAGCAGACTCGGAACAAGCAGCGGTATAGCTATAATAAAAGCTCAAAAATCTTGA
- a CDS encoding BMP family lipoprotein, whose amino-acid sequence MKKIFSLIIIIISFIFIVSCSKDNTSGKYEIALITEGSIDDKSFNQGAWEGLTQYAKENGKTYKYYQPTQKTTDGYIDSIDLAVSTGAKLVITPNYLFETAIYKAQDIYTNVHFILIDGTPQDGTYTDFRIEKNVYSVLYAEEQAGFLAGYAIVKEGYTNLGVMAGMAVPPVIRFGYGFVQGADYAAKEMNMPKGSIKINYTYVGNFNAAPENQTLATSWYQSGVQVIFAPAGGAGNSVMSAAEQNNGLVIGVDVDQSFESPTVITSAMKLIRESVYNAVDSFYNGKFPGGKSVVLDAKVNGIGLPMATSKFQKFTQNDYDTIYHPLSSGSIKILKDTDAKTVEDLPLDIVEINYIK is encoded by the coding sequence ATGAAAAAGATTTTCAGTTTAATAATAATTATCATCTCTTTTATATTTATTGTTTCATGCTCCAAAGATAATACATCTGGAAAATATGAAATAGCTTTAATTACAGAAGGATCTATAGATGACAAATCATTTAATCAAGGAGCTTGGGAAGGATTAACTCAGTATGCTAAAGAAAATGGAAAAACATATAAATATTATCAGCCTACGCAAAAAACTACTGATGGATATATTGATTCTATAGATTTAGCAGTATCTACCGGTGCTAAATTGGTAATAACTCCTAATTATTTATTTGAAACTGCAATTTATAAAGCACAGGATATTTATACAAATGTACATTTCATATTAATAGACGGTACTCCTCAAGACGGAACTTATACTGATTTTAGAATAGAGAAAAATGTTTATTCTGTACTTTATGCTGAGGAGCAGGCAGGATTTTTAGCAGGCTATGCTATAGTAAAAGAAGGATATACTAATTTAGGCGTTATGGCAGGTATGGCAGTTCCTCCTGTTATAAGATTCGGTTACGGATTTGTACAGGGTGCTGATTATGCTGCTAAAGAAATGAATATGCCTAAAGGAAGCATAAAAATAAACTATACTTATGTAGGAAACTTCAATGCTGCTCCTGAAAATCAGACTTTAGCTACTTCTTGGTACCAAAGCGGAGTGCAGGTAATATTTGCCCCTGCAGGAGGAGCTGGAAACTCTGTTATGAGTGCCGCTGAACAAAATAACGGATTAGTTATAGGTGTTGATGTCGATCAGAGTTTTGAATCTCCTACTGTTATTACTTCTGCTATGAAATTAATAAGAGAGTCTGTTTATAATGCTGTTGATTCTTTTTATAATGGTAAATTCCCGGGAGGAAAATCTGTTGTGCTTGATGCTAAAGTTAATGGTATAGGTCTTCCTATGGCTACTTCTAAATTCCAAAAATTCACTCAAAATGATTATGATACAATATATCATCCTCTTTCAAGCGGCAGTATAAAAATATTAAAAGATACAGATGCAAAAACAGTAGAAGATTTGCCTTTAGATATAGTAGAAATAAATTATATAAAATAA
- a CDS encoding nucleoside phosphorylase: MEPKEPKAFYDEEAFKNNLLEYHIKLKKGDAARYVLLPGDPKRVGYIAKFLDNPELKADYREYVTVTGKYKGVDISVTSTGIGGPSASIAMEELIKVGADTFIRVGTAGGLSLKVKPNDLAIAQAAIKDEGTTREYIPFEYPAIANTDVMFALRDAAKKINANYHIGVVHSKDCFYGELEPENSFFREKFENNLKYYTLCGAIASEMECAALFACASLRKVRAGGIMHIVENTMIERMGTHLEYNDNIENMILTALEAVVLLHEKDKKAERNK; encoded by the coding sequence ATGGAGCCAAAAGAACCTAAAGCATTCTATGATGAAGAGGCATTTAAAAATAATCTTCTTGAATACCATATAAAATTAAAAAAAGGCGATGCTGCTAGATATGTACTTCTTCCAGGGGATCCTAAAAGAGTGGGATATATTGCCAAATTCTTAGATAACCCAGAATTAAAAGCTGATTATAGAGAATATGTAACAGTAACAGGTAAATATAAAGGAGTAGACATTTCTGTAACTTCAACGGGTATAGGAGGTCCTTCCGCTTCAATAGCTATGGAAGAACTTATTAAAGTAGGTGCCGATACATTTATAAGGGTTGGTACTGCTGGAGGACTTAGCCTCAAAGTAAAGCCCAATGATTTGGCAATAGCTCAGGCTGCAATCAAAGATGAAGGTACTACAAGAGAATATATACCTTTTGAATACCCTGCTATTGCAAATACTGATGTTATGTTTGCATTGAGAGATGCTGCTAAAAAAATAAATGCTAATTATCATATAGGTGTTGTACATAGTAAGGATTGCTTTTACGGAGAATTAGAGCCGGAGAATTCTTTTTTCAGAGAAAAGTTTGAAAATAATCTTAAGTACTATACATTATGCGGAGCTATAGCTTCAGAAATGGAATGTGCTGCTCTTTTTGCTTGTGCTTCTTTAAGAAAAGTAAGAGCAGGCGGAATAATGCATATAGTAGAAAATACTATGATAGAGAGAATGGGTACTCATTTAGAATATAATGATAATATAGAAAATATGATATTAACTGCATTAGAGGCTGTAGTGCTGTTACATGAAAAAGACAAAAAAGCTGAGAGAAATAAATAA
- a CDS encoding ATP-binding protein produces MKKYLLENKLEDITPLIENLSAEVKKYIPNNEIELFAAALYEVIMNAIEHGNLNILYETKKSWLKKNVYHKKLKELLKTDKAKSTHVEITLQIEDDNIIISVKDQGLGFKPKQEAKKINNDGFARESGRGIMMIKSYFDEVKFNKKGNVITLMKIIKKE; encoded by the coding sequence ATGAAAAAGTATTTACTTGAGAATAAATTAGAAGATATTACACCGTTAATAGAAAATTTGTCTGCTGAAGTAAAAAAATATATACCAAATAATGAAATAGAGTTATTTGCTGCGGCATTATATGAAGTTATAATGAATGCTATTGAGCATGGGAATCTCAATATTTTATATGAAACTAAAAAAAGTTGGCTTAAAAAAAATGTTTACCATAAAAAATTAAAAGAACTTCTAAAAACTGATAAAGCTAAAAGCACACATGTAGAGATAACATTGCAAATAGAAGATGATAATATTATTATTTCTGTTAAAGATCAGGGACTTGGATTCAAACCTAAACAGGAAGCAAAAAAAATAAATAATGATGGATTTGCCCGTGAAAGCGGAAGGGGAATTATGATGATTAAATCGTATTTTGATGAAGTAAAATTCAATAAAAAAGGCAATGTCATAACATTAATGAAAATAATAAAAAAAGAGTAA
- a CDS encoding BMP family lipoprotein, which translates to MKKILISIITLMSLLLMISCGGEKKSGGYELALITDVGTIDDRSFNQGAWEGLTKYAQEKSISHKYYQPSQKTTDAYVDAIDLAVSAGAKLVVTPGFLFEPAVYRAQDTHPGVSFVLLDGTPQDGTYTDFRIETNVYSVLYAEEQAGFLAGYAIVKEGYTNLGVMAGMAVPAVIRFGYGFVQGANYAAKEMNMPVGSIKINYTYIGNFNATPENQTLATSWYQSGVQVIFAPAGGAGNSVMSAAEQNNGLVIGVDIDQSAESPTVITSAMKMLGESVYNAIDDFYNAKFPGGKSVVLDAKVNGIGLPMATSKFQKFTQNDYDTIYQKLNMGEIKVLTDKDAKDVNELPLDIVKVNLIQ; encoded by the coding sequence ATGAAAAAAATTCTTATCTCAATCATTACATTAATGAGTTTGCTTCTCATGATTTCATGCGGAGGAGAAAAAAAATCTGGAGGATATGAACTAGCATTAATAACAGATGTTGGTACTATAGATGACAGATCATTCAATCAAGGAGCTTGGGAAGGCTTAACAAAATATGCTCAGGAAAAATCCATATCTCATAAATACTATCAGCCATCTCAAAAAACTACTGATGCTTATGTTGATGCTATAGATTTAGCAGTATCTGCAGGTGCTAAATTGGTAGTAACTCCGGGATTTTTATTTGAACCTGCTGTATACAGAGCTCAGGATACTCATCCTGGTGTAAGTTTTGTACTTTTAGACGGTACTCCTCAGGACGGAACTTATACTGATTTTAGAATAGAAACTAATGTTTATTCTGTACTTTATGCTGAGGAGCAGGCAGGATTTTTAGCAGGTTATGCTATAGTAAAAGAAGGCTATACTAATTTAGGCGTTATGGCAGGTATGGCAGTTCCTGCTGTTATAAGATTCGGTTACGGATTTGTACAGGGTGCTAATTATGCTGCTAAAGAAATGAATATGCCTGTAGGAAGCATAAAAATAAACTACACTTATATAGGAAACTTCAATGCTACTCCTGAAAATCAGACTTTAGCTACTTCTTGGTATCAAAGCGGAGTGCAGGTAATATTTGCCCCTGCAGGAGGAGCTGGAAACTCTGTTATGAGTGCCGCTGAACAAAATAACGGATTAGTTATAGGTGTTGATATAGATCAAAGTGCTGAATCTCCTACTGTTATTACTTCTGCTATGAAAATGCTTGGAGAATCTGTTTATAATGCTATAGATGATTTTTATAATGCCAAATTCCCAGGAGGAAAATCTGTTGTGCTTGATGCTAAAGTTAATGGTATAGGTCTTCCTATGGCTACTTCTAAATTCCAAAAATTCACTCAAAATGATTATGATACAATATATCAGAAACTTAATATGGGAGAAATAAAAGTTCTTACAGATAAAGATGCTAAAGATGTTAATGAGCTGCCTTTAGATATAGTTAAAGTTAATTTAATACAATAA
- a CDS encoding ATP-binding protein, whose protein sequence is MSNDKKAKKVKNTKYFHKSPPIQLDTGFVNLERFMAINEYDDGTFSREYNCDIINRKGRDAVIIVPYTYIDNQIQVLMISTFRPVVYYREKVMTGKNSEEIDEYIMNFLEFPAGMLEEDEMNEKNPNQGIKKCAKRELEEETGYNVDLKKINVLGHRYYSSSGIITERINIATCDITGLTPTKEIKTDGSVMEETIESFFVPFEKAMRWCKEGIIKNAGTEIGLHRLYFSIMYEHQKNHNLILQKRLHALLNEINSLKKSAEHYNRLIREFKATVSHELRHPFTEIMGYINLLKKNNMPEEKREEFFNIVSRSIKKLYDTNNNLIQIALKDDESSKYVSEFNIEEELNIIIEGYKFIYPKNINIEINVEKNCITLIGYQGRFRLIMEGIISNAFKFTKSGTISINVRTLDTIEKKELDFSPDLFNYHTMKNIIPNEIEIIVKDTGKGIKPSKLKKVFIPFYQADSRFEREYGGMGIGLSVVKDLLDTMQGTINIDSSEGAGTIVKLRIPFGIPSKN, encoded by the coding sequence ATGTCTAATGATAAAAAAGCAAAAAAAGTAAAAAATACTAAATATTTTCATAAATCTCCTCCTATACAATTGGATACAGGGTTTGTTAACTTAGAAAGGTTTATGGCTATAAATGAATATGATGACGGGACTTTTTCTAGGGAATATAACTGCGATATAATAAATAGAAAAGGCAGGGATGCTGTTATTATAGTTCCGTACACTTATATAGACAATCAAATACAGGTTCTTATGATAAGCACTTTCAGACCGGTAGTTTATTATAGAGAGAAAGTAATGACAGGAAAAAACTCTGAAGAAATTGATGAATATATTATGAATTTTTTAGAGTTCCCTGCCGGTATGCTTGAAGAAGATGAAATGAATGAAAAGAATCCTAATCAGGGAATAAAAAAATGTGCTAAAAGAGAGCTTGAAGAAGAAACGGGCTATAATGTAGACTTAAAAAAGATAAATGTATTGGGACATAGATATTATAGCTCTTCAGGCATTATTACAGAAAGAATTAATATTGCCACATGTGATATAACAGGATTAACGCCGACAAAAGAAATTAAAACTGATGGTTCTGTTATGGAAGAAACTATAGAATCTTTTTTCGTGCCATTTGAAAAGGCTATGAGATGGTGCAAAGAAGGTATAATAAAAAATGCCGGTACTGAAATAGGACTTCATAGGCTTTATTTCTCTATAATGTATGAGCATCAAAAAAATCATAATTTAATACTTCAAAAAAGGCTTCATGCACTATTAAACGAAATAAATTCTCTCAAAAAAAGTGCTGAACATTACAATAGATTAATAAGAGAATTCAAAGCTACTGTTTCCCATGAATTAAGACATCCGTTTACAGAAATCATGGGATATATTAATCTTCTTAAAAAAAATAATATGCCTGAAGAAAAAAGAGAGGAGTTCTTTAATATAGTTTCAAGGAGCATTAAAAAACTTTATGATACTAATAACAATCTTATACAAATAGCATTAAAAGATGATGAAAGTTCAAAATATGTATCCGAATTTAATATTGAAGAAGAACTTAATATTATTATAGAAGGCTATAAATTTATTTACCCAAAAAATATTAATATAGAAATAAATGTAGAAAAAAACTGCATCACTTTAATAGGATATCAAGGAAGGTTCAGACTTATTATGGAAGGTATAATATCCAATGCATTTAAATTTACAAAATCCGGAACTATATCCATAAATGTAAGAACTTTAGATACTATAGAAAAAAAAGAGCTTGATTTCTCACCTGACTTATTTAATTATCATACTATGAAGAATATAATACCAAATGAAATTGAGATAATAGTGAAGGATACAGGAAAAGGAATAAAACCTAGCAAATTAAAAAAGGTATTCATACCATTTTATCAGGCCGATTCAAGATTTGAAAGAGAGTACGGAGGAATGGGAATTGGTTTATCTGTTGTAAAAGATTTGCTTGATACTATGCAGGGTACTATAAATATAGACAGTTCAGAAGGTGCTGGTACAATAGTAAAACTAAGAATACCTTTTGGCATTCCTAGCAAAAATTAG
- the rnpA gene encoding ribonuclease P protein component, translated as MKLYSKERLKHRSDISAFFNNSSSVKRIYNSKYTVLLLENNRSYSRFAVTIKRNKANSVGRNKAKRIVREIYRTQKDKIPVGYDYFIIVNRFDTYKLPSFDDYKRDLLKLFKKVLHI; from the coding sequence TTGAAATTATATAGTAAAGAGCGTTTAAAGCACAGAAGTGATATATCAGCTTTTTTTAATAATAGCAGCAGTGTTAAAAGAATTTATAATTCTAAATACACTGTGCTCTTATTAGAAAATAATCGCTCCTATTCCAGGTTTGCTGTAACTATAAAAAGAAACAAAGCTAATTCCGTAGGCAGAAATAAAGCTAAGAGGATAGTTAGAGAAATATATAGAACTCAAAAAGATAAAATTCCTGTTGGGTATGATTATTTTATTATAGTTAATAGGTTTGATACTTATAAGCTGCCTTCATTTGATGACTATAAAAGAGACTTATTAAAATTATTTAAGAAGGTTTTACATATATGA
- the yidD gene encoding membrane protein insertion efficiency factor YidD, whose product MKNILLFLIFLYQKAISPYLRPSCRYIPSCSEYAKQAVIKYGPIKGSFLAIARVLRCNPLAKKIYDPVP is encoded by the coding sequence ATGAAAAATATTCTTTTGTTTTTGATTTTTTTGTATCAGAAAGCTATTTCCCCTTATTTAAGACCTTCCTGCAGATATATACCTTCCTGTTCTGAATATGCTAAACAGGCTGTTATTAAATACGGACCTATAAAGGGTAGTTTTCTTGCAATTGCCAGAGTACTGAGATGTAACCCGCTAGCAAAAAAAATATATGATCCTGTGCCATAG
- a CDS encoding DegT/DnrJ/EryC1/StrS family aminotransferase: protein MKYMNLYRGYEKRKEAIDKRISSIIERSQFVFGEELDTLEKELSNYTGAKYAVGVSSGHVGLVLALLALGFNAGEDHSQKEVIVPAMTFFSTAEAPAFLGMKVRVCDIDEYFNMDVKKLESLINKNTAAIIPVNLFGQCANFDVILDIAKKNNIFVIEDACQSFGASYKNIKSCSGQLGDIAVTSFFPAKPLGCFGDGGMVFTNNEELYKNLKQLRHHGDEGGMIHVKLGTTGRLDNLQAGILLEKFKGFDADMDYRRKAAEYYNEKLKDVVKVPQIAEYTQSVHAQYVIQVENNRDEVRTKLSELGVPTALYYPHPIHLAPILVKKLGYKEGDMPVSEYASKHNIALPIDNDILKEEQDMVIEAVKKVVNK from the coding sequence ATGAAATATATGAATCTTTACAGAGGATATGAAAAAAGAAAAGAAGCTATTGACAAAAGAATATCTTCTATTATAGAAAGAAGTCAGTTTGTATTCGGAGAAGAATTAGATACATTGGAGAAGGAATTATCAAATTATACAGGTGCAAAATATGCTGTAGGAGTTTCATCTGGGCATGTTGGTTTGGTTCTTGCTCTTTTAGCATTGGGTTTTAATGCAGGAGAGGATCATTCTCAAAAAGAGGTAATAGTACCTGCTATGACATTCTTTTCTACAGCTGAAGCTCCGGCTTTTTTAGGAATGAAAGTCAGAGTTTGCGATATTGATGAATATTTTAATATGGATGTAAAAAAATTAGAAAGTTTAATAAATAAAAATACTGCCGCTATTATACCTGTTAATTTATTCGGTCAATGTGCTAATTTTGATGTTATACTTGATATTGCTAAAAAGAATAATATTTTTGTAATAGAAGATGCCTGTCAATCATTTGGAGCAAGCTACAAGAATATAAAATCATGTTCAGGACAATTGGGTGATATTGCCGTAACATCATTTTTCCCAGCTAAACCATTAGGCTGTTTCGGAGACGGCGGAATGGTATTTACTAATAATGAAGAATTATATAAAAATCTTAAGCAGCTTCGTCATCATGGAGATGAAGGCGGAATGATACATGTAAAACTAGGAACTACAGGAAGACTTGATAATTTACAGGCCGGCATTTTACTTGAGAAATTCAAAGGTTTCGATGCCGATATGGATTATAGAAGAAAAGCAGCTGAATATTATAATGAAAAATTAAAAGATGTAGTAAAAGTACCTCAAATTGCAGAATATACTCAAAGCGTACATGCTCAGTATGTTATACAGGTAGAAAATAATAGAGATGAAGTGAGAACAAAATTAAGTGAATTAGGAGTACCTACTGCTCTTTACTATCCTCATCCTATACATTTAGCTCCTATCCTTGTAAAAAAATTAGGCTACAAAGAAGGAGATATGCCTGTATCTGAATATGCTTCAAAACATAATATAGCTTTGCCTATAGATAATGATATTCTTAAAGAAGAACAAGATATGGTTATAGAGGCGGTAAAAAAAGTTGTAAATAAATAA
- a CDS encoding BMP family lipoprotein, producing the protein MIKKIVLCVLFIISLFVFSCSKSTNKDTNSFEIAVLIDLGPIDDKSFNQGSWEGVKDYAENHGISYKYYRVPDKDIDSYLNTIDLAVKGGAKLIVTPGYQFEPAIYKAQDIYTNVNFILIDGEPQDGTYTDYKTSSNTVAILYSEEEAGFLAGYAIVKEGYTNLGFMGGVAHPAVVRFGYGFVQGADYAAVESKLPKDAVNIKYTYVGNYDPTPENQTLATSWYKSGVQVIFAAAGAAGNSVMSAAENNNGLVIGVDVDQSFESTSVITSAMKLIRESVYNAVASYYNGNFSGGKTTILGAQVKGVGLPMATSKFKVFTEDDYNIIYDSLVKKTIKVLKDTDAKSISNLPLNLVKINYIN; encoded by the coding sequence ATGATTAAAAAAATAGTGTTATGTGTTTTATTTATCATTTCTTTATTTGTATTCTCATGCTCTAAAAGTACAAATAAAGATACAAATAGCTTTGAAATAGCTGTACTTATAGATTTAGGTCCTATAGATGATAAATCTTTTAATCAGGGATCTTGGGAAGGCGTAAAGGATTATGCTGAAAATCATGGTATAAGCTATAAATATTACAGAGTTCCTGACAAAGATATAGATTCTTATTTAAACACTATAGACCTTGCGGTTAAAGGCGGTGCTAAACTAATAGTAACTCCGGGCTATCAGTTTGAACCTGCTATATACAAAGCACAGGATATTTATACAAATGTAAATTTTATATTAATAGACGGAGAACCGCAGGACGGAACTTATACAGATTATAAAACATCATCTAATACAGTTGCCATTCTTTATTCTGAAGAGGAAGCCGGATTTTTGGCCGGTTATGCTATAGTAAAAGAAGGATATACTAATTTAGGATTTATGGGAGGTGTTGCTCACCCTGCGGTAGTTAGATTCGGATATGGATTTGTACAGGGGGCTGATTATGCTGCTGTTGAATCAAAGCTGCCTAAAGATGCTGTTAATATCAAATATACTTATGTAGGTAATTATGATCCTACTCCGGAAAATCAAACTTTAGCTACTTCTTGGTATAAAAGCGGCGTACAAGTAATATTTGCTGCTGCAGGTGCCGCAGGAAATTCTGTTATGAGTGCTGCTGAAAATAATAATGGACTAGTTATAGGTGTTGATGTTGATCAGAGTTTTGAATCTACTTCTGTTATTACTTCTGCTATGAAATTAATAAGAGAGTCTGTTTATAATGCTGTCGCTTCTTATTATAATGGGAATTTCAGCGGAGGAAAAACTACAATATTAGGAGCTCAGGTCAAAGGTGTAGGACTTCCTATGGCTACTTCTAAATTTAAAGTTTTCACAGAAGATGATTATAATATCATATATGATTCTCTTGTAAAGAAAACTATTAAAGTATTAAAAGATACTGATGCAAAAAGCATTTCAAATTTACCTTTAAATTTAGTAAAAATTAATTACATTAATTAA